Part of the Bacteroidetes bacterium GWF2_43_63 genome, TTGCGAAAATCTTCAACAGCTAAAGCAAAGAGTTTAATAAATAATCATATTAACCTTTTTCGCTTTCTCGATAAAATGGTTCAAGAACCTGAATTACAATTCATATCAGAACATCCAGATCAAGTTCAGGATGTGGACCGTGGTTACGGAGAAGCAAAAAAACCTGAAGACTATATTGAAAGTTTCAGGAAATTCATTACAGACAATGTTAATAAAGTTCCTGCCCTATCTGTTGTTTGCACAAAGCCTAAAGAGCTTTCAAGGCAAACACTAAGAGAGCTTAAAAGGACACTTGACTCTGCTGGGTTTACTGCAACAACCTTGAATACAGCGTGGAAAGAAGCAAGAAATGAAGATATCGCAGCTGACATCATTTCTTTTGTCCGCACCATGGCATTAGGTAGCTCATTGATCAGTCACGAGGAACGCATTAAAAAAGCTTTTCAAAAAATTCGTGGTCAGCACAAATGGTCTGTAATTCAGTTGAAGTGGTTAGACCGTTTTGAAAAACAATTATTAAAAGAAAATGTACTTACAAAAGAGGATTTCAACATGCAGCCATTCAAGGCAGATGGTGGTTTTGACAGAATAAATAAGATTTTTAACAACGAATTGGATACTGTTCTTGATATGATAAATCAGAACTTGTACCAACTTACAGCATAATTAAATTGATTTGAAATGAACACTAAAGAAATTGTTGACAAACTTTGGAATTTGTGTAATACTCTTCGTGATGATGGTATCACTTATCACCAATATGTTTCTGAACTCACCTATATTCTTTTCCTTAAAATGGCAAAAGAAACAGGTACAGAAGATAAAATTCCGGAAAAATATCGTTGGGATAAATTAGTAAAGAAGGAGGGCGTCGAATTAAAGAAATTTTATCGCCAGCTTCTACTTGATTTAGGCACCATCGGCTCTGGCAAAGTAAAACAGATTTACACAAATGCTCAGACAAATATTGATGAGCCAAAAAATCTTGAAAAAATCATCAAAAATATTGATGCACTCGACTGGTATTCAGCAAAAGAGGAAGGCTTGGGTAATCTTTACGAAGGCCTGTTGGAGAAAAATGCAAATGAAAAAAAATCAGGTGCCGGGCAGTATTTTACCCCTCGCCCCCTGATTGAAGTGATGGTAAACCTGATGGAACCAAAGCCTGGCGAGCTTTGCAACGACCCCGCTTGTGGCACTTTTGGTTTTATGGTACTAGTTGATAAATACCTCAGAGCAAAATACGATGATTATTATGCCGATGGTGTTGATGCAAATTTTCAGCGCACCAAAGCTTTGTCTGGTTGCGAACTGGTTCAGGAAACACATCGCCTGGCCTTGATGAATGCAATGCTACATGAAATTGATGGCCCCATATATTTTGCAGATACACTATCACAGGCTGGTGAAAAACTGAAAGGGTATGATCTTGTTCTTACTAATCCTCCTTTCGGCACAAAAAAAGGCGGTGAACGTCCAACTCGAAGCGACCTCACTTTTAAAACCAGCAACAAGCAATTGAATTTTTTACAGCACATCTATCGTTCACTAAAACC contains:
- a CDS encoding SAM-dependent methyltransferase encodes the protein MNTKEIVDKLWNLCNTLRDDGITYHQYVSELTYILFLKMAKETGTEDKIPEKYRWDKLVKKEGVELKKFYRQLLLDLGTIGSGKVKQIYTNAQTNIDEPKNLEKIIKNIDALDWYSAKEEGLGNLYEGLLEKNANEKKSGAGQYFTPRPLIEVMVNLMEPKPGELCNDPACGTFGFMVLVDKYLRAKYDDYYADGVDANFQRTKALSGCELVQETHRLALMNAMLHEIDGPIYFADTLSQAGEKLKGYDLVLTNPPFGTKKGGERPTRSDLTFKTSNKQLNFLQHIYRSLKPNGKARAAVVLPDNVLFQDGDGQKVRTDLLNKCNLHTILRLPTGIFYAQGVKTNVLFFTRGEKDTNNTKKVWYYDLRTNMESFGKRNQLSAEDFTDFVKLYKAKDRSKIKDERWSVYSREDIKIKGDNLDLGLIEDNNVLKSQNISSPEVLLQSASENLKAILKDIELIAKELK